The region TTCATAGATAACACTATATGTCGTATGCTATTTGCTAATAAAGAATAttcttttatataatataatgttataGGCTACTGTAGATACATCACATGAATATGACTATTAAGGAAGTGACAGACATAGACCTGCATGCTAGACAAACTagcatattcattcattcatatttattatacaggaaagataaaagtaacattacattacaatataaatgagcctgactcagtttaaaaaatggttttcagcaggttcctgttctacagaaacataaaacattgaacAAGGTTACAGTACGTCAGCACAACCATTTATACAGGACATCGATATGGACTAGACAAATTTGGACAACTAAAAAGACAATACAGTTTCATAAGGACAAAGGTatttatacaagacatcagcCTGGGctacacaaatacagacagtgcaaacaaggcttggacaatacatgagcaattaatgtgtgcaagtgtaactgttaagaaggagctgtttgcatgcctttttaaaatatgtaatgaaTGATAGTGTTCTGATGTGATGTAGGATGTCACTCAAAATCTTGATGTAGGTATAGAAAGAAGatttctgaccaaagttgtttttatatgGAGGAACTGGAATAAGTTCCTGTGAGACTGACTTGGTGAGGCGTCCTGGCCTCATGTGTGTCGGAAGAAGTGCAGCAAGTGCTGGTAAGGTGAcattttgaatctgaaaataCACTGCAATTGTGTGGCTGTTTATGAAGTTTTTGTAAGTCAAGGCATTAGAACGTGCAAGTGCAATGCAATGGTGAGACCACTTTGGAAGGTTACTGTGGATCTTGAGAGCTTGATGTTTTGCTGTTGGTTCAGTAATTTCCTTCGTGGTAAGAGACCAAATAGGAAGACAGTAGGACATAGTTGAAAACACAATTGCATAGGtttcagaaacagaagaagaaagatatgATCTGATCTTGTCTCATGGTATGCCAATCAGAGGCTGACTTGGGCGGGTGTTTGCAAGCACACATAGTCggacacaacaaacaacacaatcgAGTCAGTCAACAAGAGGCAGGTATGGCATTATGAAATCAAgggggaggcgggggggggggggggggggggggggggggggggggggggggggggggggggggggggggggggggggggacttttcttgctaaagatttcccactgtggtcagaaaacacaggcaCAGTAGCtactcgctccaaagctaattgctaattgtcactctctcacttctctcgCTCCatcacccacacagacacacacacacacacacacacacacacacacacacacacacacacacacacacacaaacacacatgccgGCTCGACATACACACCAggcacaagtataaacatcaggccacttacgttatttgcactacaaacagtgtatatatttgttatttatttttgctatagtgcttaacaagcattatttaattttgcgcAGTTGTGGCCTGTCGAGGgtcaataaatatcaaaagttccaaaacatctattgtgttgtttgtatcGATCCAttagacataatatctacatacgcagcatttgattggaggctaggcTCACTATTTCCCACAGCAaaattaaaagagtttagatgtgtgtacattggttctattaataatttattgtattgagtttccatttctttacaatattcatatttattataaataattgaacatgcataGTATGcatagtaactagttactttcataatttgtaactgagtctctaatttagttactttttggaagaagtaactagtaactgtaattaattactttttaaaagaaacttgcccaacactggtctTACTTGACAGTCACTTTTGTGTGTCACAAACATTACGTATGATACGATAACATAGAATATTGTCTTACATGCTCTATACTTACTCTTTACTTGCAGTTACCTACATTTCATGTGAACACGTGCTTGAAGTAACACATATGATGTACAGCAATGTTGATAATGCTCTTTATGTATTACATATGTAGTGTCGTAAGCAGGAAATTCCAcgagctttttttcttctccttggCCGAAACTCGACGAGCTGTTGCTGTTAATTGAACGCTTGAGGCGATGCCATGTCAATACGCATAGCTGTTAGGACCAGCCTTGGAGGCGTAGCTCCTTGAAGTATCAGCAAGTGCAGAACAAGGAACAGACTCAGATTCATTTAAGGAGGTGGAGAGTTGCGCACACAAGTTCACCGCAGTGGAGTTGAAGTTATCCTTTATCCCCCAAAACGAGAAAACGAATCTCTTCTTTTAAAGAGGATACTTCAGCGAGGGAGCAGGAATCCAAAACAAGTAAGCTGCTTTTATCACCTCATTTCTAACATTAAGAAACCGCAGAGATGCTCGATACCTGCGGTATATTCTATGCACATGCaatatcaacacacacacacacacacgcacagacacacacacacacatatttatatgtatatatatttaacctTTAAAACTTCATTAATAACTAATATTATGATAGACAGGTCTACTAGGGCAGTATATGTGCCGAGCAATACTGAAACTGTAAGTTCTTAAAGGTATTTCAagaattatatttatttattatttcaagaTTATCTTGtggtttttcatcttttcagcCTGCCTCTATGCTGTTTATCTGCCTCCCCGTTTAAAGACGAGTTACTGTAAAACCAACGGATACCTGATAAGAGAAGTTTGTTTCCAACTTGATAAAaatcaacaatgacaacaatgaCATTGTGTTTGCCGTCAGCAGCAGTCTGGGAGCTTTCGCTACTTGTGCGTAATGACGCACAACAAGGTAGCACTTGTACTGGTAAACTACACGCGGGAACCTAATGTCTGTCTTAAAAGGCTAACATGTTATCCTCCCAAACTTAAACCTGTTGACAGAGACTAACAGGAGAAACTTCTGACAAACACGCTGCACCTGCACCATTCTTGTCGGCAGTATTAGCACATGAACATCGCCTTCAATCGCTTTTATTTGCTGTGTATTGAATAACAAAAGACCTGTCCAGGTCATTTGTAACTGGATGCTCGCGAGCtgaaaagagaggaaacacacaagcacacgcacacgcacacgcacacgcacacgcacacacacacacacacacacacacacacacacacacacacacacacacacacacacacacacacacacagagaaagagagagagagggagagagagagagacagagagatgggcTACATGTGCTGTCTGTTATCTGATGGTGTGTGGGTGTTAAAAGTTAATTAGCTTGAAGCCTGTGTGGCTACCTGGCACCTCCAGGTATTTTCCATATAATATAAGAGAATTAGACAGAGACCATTGTGAAGGATTATCTCGGTATAGCAAATCCTTCTATTAGAATCAGTAGCACTCCCCAGTGTCTCAAATACCTGAATGTATAATTACATGTCAGATTTAGGACATTTCTTAAAACTGTTGTCACAGGCAGTGGCGGAAGATCCACTAAGTAGAGGTAGCAATACTTATTTAGGTATGCTACAATTGAGCATTACTAGCAGGTCATTCCATTACAGGCGAGagtcctgcattcaaattgTAGAAGTGTAGAATATGTATTCATTCGGCTCAGTGGCCCCTTGTCAGGAGTGGGAGATAAGCACTAAAACCTGTGTATGGAATGTTGTATTGCAGTAAGTTGTTTAACTGTTAGATAAAATAACCAAATGGAATGTCTGTTTTGGCTAATCCCGTGAAGTAGAAATTAGCAACAATCACATGCGAAAAATCATTAATGAAAATATCatatagaaatgtatttcaataaaCAGTGCAGCTCATCAACATGTAAACAGCATTTGGATGTTGCAGCTAGTggagtttattttaaatactttgcaTACTTTTGGGGATTCTTTTACACGCTGATCATATGCCTTATGTATAATTTGAACCTGCAAAGTACCTGGTAAATTTAGTTAtgtaagtacagtatatgtggtGGATTTAAAGCAAAATATTATCCTCTGAAATGTGGTGGAGTAGAAATACAAAGTAttataaaaattgaaatacGGAAGTAAACTGATCACATGTACCATAACAGACATAACACACACTAGACAGCTGGACATCCTAATTTGTTCCAGGTGTCCTAGTATATAGTTTtactttgcctttttctttcatcattctCTGTGACTTTGTGCCAGTTATCCTGTGTATCTCCTTCTCAGACAGATGTCTGACGCGGTCACATTTCACTGCTTTCTGGCGTGCTGTGTCACCCAGTGGTCGGTGACCCTCGTTTTAACCTTGGTTGGACCATTTTGCAGGCGTCAAGCCTCCCGCTGATCTCTGCACACAATTCACTCTGTGGGCGTACAAGTCAGCCAGGGGCAACAGCGGGGTTAAGCCGCTCGTGTTCTGGTTTTGATCTATTACCTTTCACCTCTGATCTTTCACACTGTGGCAGGCTGCCAGTTAGGGAAGCTAAGAAAGACATCACAGCAAATAATTGGGAGTGCAGGCCATGCAGGGTTTCAGTGGCACTTTAATATCAAAAGAATCATTATGTTATTGGTATGCCAAGCTGCTCTAGACAACTGCCTCTGTGATCTTGCATATTGCTTCAGTCACCTCACTCATAGCATTAATGTACCCTGTCCCCTGTGTTGAAATTGTCTGCATGTGTTCCCATGTTATAAGATtcagatgttttaaaatgacGTATTCAGGGCTAGgagcagcatttttttttgaTCACCAGGGTGGTGACAGCTCTTCCCTCAACCTCTCCCTCAAGAGCACTAGAGAaacatgggattttttttactataacaagcaagtgaaaaaaaaaacattctttaaaatgGCATCAGGTTTCCCATCTTGACCAATGCTTTATCTTGGAATGTACGGAACGCTCCGGAAATACACTGTGTTTGGATTTCTCGATCCCATTTCCTCATGTCTAATCTGCACTCTGTGCTAGTGGAGCCTATGTAAACGTTTATTGTACTGCCCCCTGACTGCACATCAATCACAGAGAACGCCGACGTTTGTGACACTGCAACAGAGCGCCTCTGTTAACTCACGAAAGCAGTGTTTTAACAAGTTAACCACATTAAGATTCTTCAGGATCTAGTGGCATACCACAAGTGGCTTTATATGTTATTATCTCATGCTTTATGAACAGAAAATTACTTCCTAACTATGATGCCAACAGTTAGCGTTTAGTTGTTGGATCTTAATCCAGATAAATGTATGCTGCaagaaatgaaatgatgagttgttttgtttttacaggttcTATCCCAGTCATAAGTGGTGTGAGTGTCACCTCCCAGTGGTCTGTGGTCCTCTCCCAGTGCTGAAAAATGAGTCTGAGCACCAGTGATCTGGAGGAACTTTGGGAGTCGTTTGGGGAGCTCAACTTCTCAGAAGCCTTTAGCAACATAACCAGTGTGGATTCGATGGTGTGTGCCACGGCTTTTAACCGCAACGCTTTGCTCTACTCCATGTGTGTCCTCTACACTTTTATCTTCATTGTTGGTCTTGCTGCTAACGCTCTGGTCCTCTGGGTAAACATCCGCGCACAAAGAGACTCCACCCCTCGCCATGAGACACACATGTATATTGCCCATCTGGCAGTTGCAGACCTATGTGTGTGCGCCACCCTGCCTGTGTGGGTGAGCTCGCTAGCCCAGCATGGCCACTGGCCCTTCGGTGAGGTGGCATGTAAACTCACACACCTTCTGTTCTCCGTCAACCTCTTCGGCAGCATTTTCTTCCTGGCCTGCATGAGTGTTGACCGCTACCTAAGCGTGACGCAGCACGGAGACAACGAGGGAGGGGTGCGCAGGAAGCTAATCCGCCGTGGAGCTTGTGTAGGGGTGTGGCTTCTGGCTCTGGTTGCCTCCCTGCCAGACACCTACTTCCTACGTACTGTGAAGTCAGCACATGGGGACACCATGCTGTGCAGGCCTGTGTATCCGGGTGAAAACCCTAGGGAATGGATGGTGGGCGTGCAGCTGAGCTTCATCCTGCTGGGCTTTGTTCTCCCCTTCCCCGTCATCGCAGTGTTCTACGCCCTGCTAGCCAGAGCTTTTACCcgctcctcttcttcttcaccctctTCCACAGTGGAGCAGGAGCGTCGTGTAAGCCGCAGGGTGATCCTGGCATACATTGTGGTGTTTCTGGGCTGCTGGGGGCCCTACCACGGTGTCCTCTTGGTTGATGCCTTGTCTCAGCTGGGCCTGGTGCGTCTGACCTGTGGCCTGGAGAATGTG is a window of Etheostoma cragini isolate CJK2018 chromosome 11, CSU_Ecrag_1.0, whole genome shotgun sequence DNA encoding:
- the LOC117952915 gene encoding atypical chemokine receptor 3-like produces the protein MSLSTSDLEELWESFGELNFSEAFSNITSVDSMVCATAFNRNALLYSMCVLYTFIFIVGLAANALVLWVNIRAQRDSTPRHETHMYIAHLAVADLCVCATLPVWVSSLAQHGHWPFGEVACKLTHLLFSVNLFGSIFFLACMSVDRYLSVTQHGDNEGGVRRKLIRRGACVGVWLLALVASLPDTYFLRTVKSAHGDTMLCRPVYPGENPREWMVGVQLSFILLGFVLPFPVIAVFYALLARAFTRSSSSSPSSTVEQERRVSRRVILAYIVVFLGCWGPYHGVLLVDALSQLGLVRLTCGLENVIYVALHLTQCLSLLHCCFNPILYNFINRNYRYDLMKAFIFKYSTRTGLARLIDASNISEAEYSAVAVDNPPQI